Within Nitrospirota bacterium, the genomic segment AATCTCTTGTCGGCCTCAAGCGTAATTTTGTCTTCGGGATGCAGTGAAAACTCCTTCGTGATCCCATCGTCCACCACCACACTGATCCAGGATCGCTCTGTGGCCTGAACCGTGAGCCGGAGGACCGGTCCTTTTGGAACAGGTTTGTCTGTTTTCTCAACAAACGATCCTCCGAAAGAAGACGAGGTGGCTGTCGCCGGGGCGACCGCCTCGGGAACGGCCGGGCTTGTTATTTTTGAAGAAAGGGCTTCTTCCTCTTTCAATTGAGTTTCCACATTATTTCGCTTGGCAAACAGAATAACCCCGCCGAGAACAATCACGGTACCGATGAGAAGATTAAAGAGAAAGCTCCGGCGGAATCCTCTTCTGGTTTCGTACAATGACTTGATTTTATCGAGCTGAATATTCGGCCAGCTATGCGGCGGTTCTTCTCTCCCTGTCACCTGATTTTCGGCCATTGCCGGATTCATGGTCTCATGGCTAAATTTCCATTGTTGAAACCTTTCAAGCATTTCCATCTCGCTCAAACCCAGTACTTTGGCGTAAGACCGGAGAAATCCCTTTATAAATACTTCGTTGGGTAACAATGAAAATTCTTCATTTTCCAGATACTCCAAATAGGCCAAACTTATCTTTGTTTTGGATGAAATATCTTGAAGGGTAAATCCAAGCTGTTCCCTG encodes:
- a CDS encoding helix-turn-helix domain-containing protein, whose translation is MKDDDKRESIGNYLKKIREQLGFTLQDISSKTKISLAYLEYLENEEFSLLPNEVFIKGFLRSYAKVLGLSEMEMLERFQQWKFSHETMNPAMAENQVTGREEPPHSWPNIQLDKIKSLYETRRGFRRSFLFNLLIGTVIVLGGVILFAKRNNVETQLKEEEALSSKITSPAVPEAVAPATATSSSFGGSFVEKTDKPVPKGPVLRLTVQATERSWISVVVDDGITKEFSLHPEDKITLEADKRFLLNIGNAGGVQLTLNGKALGPFGKKGEIVKGIKLEETH